In Halopseudomonas xinjiangensis, a single genomic region encodes these proteins:
- a CDS encoding response regulator, with protein sequence MSDKQLLIVDDNAATRYAMRRRLENHGFKVLEAGNGADGLALLAAEDIDALILDINLPDMSGFDIARLLRAESKTALLPIVHVSAASIESGDIITGLDSGADAYLIHPIDPEVLLATLRTLLRVRQTEAALQESEAHFREIFHNISAPIAVIGANFQVHEANRAFSRLITEARCGERLGDCFEAGQDDELETVRTRIRAGKRWTGTLKIRMHGSVRLTQWQVAPYRAPDIAMVFVEDVTIRHQKEISQREQLATANDLLAQEVKERVRTEAQLLQARKMDSLGKLTGGIAHDFNNLLTNIIMSLQLLSERIEQGRLENLRRYADGALASAQSGAALTHRLLAFARQQPLEARPVDINALLGSLEELLRRSIGKQVELSFDLAPGTAVAQADASQLEAAILNLVINARDALPGGGGIRISSAVIDSRDDPELPDGSYVEVSVHDNGIGIAADVIDKVFDPFFTTKPLGQGTGLGLSMLYGFAGQSGGIARIRSEVGEFTEVSLLLPAAELAEEVVPPPALNKTVVRSGHVLIVEDVLAVSAIIAERLTEVGYQCTQTDSVENALSLLNGDTPIDILLTDVGLPRMSGRELAEAARRCRPGLPVLFMTGYTEQARDRDSFVGEKMDILFKPFNVEELLSKFASLLPGR encoded by the coding sequence ATGAGTGACAAGCAGCTGCTGATCGTCGACGACAACGCAGCAACGCGCTATGCGATGCGCCGCCGCTTGGAAAACCACGGCTTCAAGGTTCTCGAGGCAGGCAATGGCGCAGACGGTCTGGCTCTGCTCGCTGCCGAAGATATCGATGCGCTCATTCTGGACATTAACCTCCCGGATATGAGCGGTTTCGATATTGCCCGTCTGCTCAGGGCAGAGTCGAAGACAGCACTGTTGCCCATCGTGCATGTCTCGGCTGCCTCGATCGAAAGCGGCGACATCATCACCGGCCTGGACTCGGGCGCGGATGCCTATCTCATCCATCCGATCGACCCTGAAGTTCTGCTCGCGACGTTGCGCACGCTGCTGCGGGTCCGGCAAACCGAAGCGGCGTTGCAGGAAAGCGAGGCCCATTTTCGCGAGATTTTTCATAACATCTCGGCGCCGATTGCGGTCATTGGCGCCAATTTTCAGGTGCACGAAGCCAACCGCGCCTTCTCCAGGCTTATCACTGAGGCGCGCTGCGGCGAGCGGCTGGGCGACTGCTTCGAAGCGGGGCAGGACGACGAGCTCGAAACGGTCAGGACACGAATACGAGCTGGCAAGCGCTGGACCGGGACGCTGAAAATCCGCATGCATGGGTCGGTGCGCCTGACCCAGTGGCAGGTCGCGCCCTATCGCGCGCCTGATATCGCCATGGTGTTCGTTGAGGACGTCACCATCCGTCACCAGAAGGAAATCAGCCAGCGCGAGCAGCTGGCCACGGCGAACGATCTGCTCGCTCAGGAAGTGAAGGAGCGGGTACGCACCGAAGCGCAATTGCTTCAGGCGCGGAAGATGGATTCGCTGGGCAAGCTGACCGGGGGCATTGCCCACGATTTCAACAACCTGTTGACCAATATCATCATGAGCCTGCAGCTGCTCAGTGAGCGCATCGAGCAGGGGCGTCTGGAAAACCTCCGGCGTTACGCCGATGGCGCGCTGGCCTCGGCTCAAAGCGGCGCGGCGCTCACTCACCGGTTGCTGGCCTTCGCCCGTCAGCAACCGCTGGAAGCGCGGCCGGTCGACATCAACGCCTTGCTCGGCTCGCTGGAAGAATTGCTGCGCCGCTCGATCGGCAAGCAGGTCGAGTTGAGCTTCGATCTCGCGCCTGGCACAGCCGTGGCCCAGGCCGACGCCAGCCAGCTCGAGGCGGCGATTCTGAACTTGGTGATCAACGCTCGCGACGCCCTGCCCGGGGGCGGCGGTATTCGTATCAGCAGCGCAGTGATCGACAGCCGGGACGATCCGGAACTGCCGGATGGCAGCTACGTGGAGGTGTCGGTGCACGACAACGGAATAGGCATTGCAGCAGATGTGATAGACAAGGTGTTCGACCCCTTTTTCACCACCAAGCCGCTGGGACAGGGCACTGGGTTGGGGTTGTCCATGCTTTACGGTTTTGCCGGTCAGTCCGGCGGCATCGCTCGCATTCGCAGCGAGGTCGGCGAATTCACCGAGGTCAGCCTCTTGCTCCCAGCTGCCGAACTGGCGGAGGAGGTCGTGCCTCCGCCAGCGCTGAACAAAACCGTCGTTCGCAGCGGCCATGTGCTTATCGTCGAAGACGTGCTCGCGGTAAGCGCCATTATTGCCGAACGTCTGACCGAGGTCGGTTACCAGTGCACTCAGACCGACAGTGTCGAGAACGCCCTGTCGTTGCTGAACGGAGACACGCCCATCGACATCCTGCTGACCGACGTAGGGCTGCCGCGCATGAGCGGTCGTGAGCTGGCCGAGGCGGCGCGCCGTTGTCGTCCCGGCTTACCCGTGCTGTTCATGACCGGCTATACGGAGCAGGCCCGCGACCGGGACTCCTTCGTAGGCGAGAAGATGGATATCCTGTTCAAGCCGTTCAATGTCGAAGAGCTGCTCAGCAAATTCGCAAGCCTACTGCCGGGCCGGTGA
- a CDS encoding PaaI family thioesterase, whose protein sequence is MALRADITLESLNQRSEGHLPGYMGIEILAVEDGALRSRMPIQPMHLAPNGYLHAASVVALADTSCGYATVAHLPDGAQSFTTIELKSNHLGTAREGAIACTATVAHLGRNTQVWDAVVIDETTGKTIALFRCTQMVLWPRPKA, encoded by the coding sequence ATGGCGCTACGTGCCGACATCACCCTTGAAAGTCTTAACCAGCGCAGCGAAGGCCACCTGCCCGGTTATATGGGCATCGAGATCTTGGCCGTTGAAGACGGCGCGTTGAGAAGCCGCATGCCGATCCAGCCGATGCATCTCGCGCCGAACGGGTATCTGCATGCGGCGAGTGTCGTCGCGCTCGCCGACACCAGCTGCGGTTATGCCACGGTTGCCCATCTGCCCGACGGCGCACAGTCGTTCACCACCATTGAACTCAAGAGCAACCATCTAGGGACGGCGCGCGAAGGGGCGATCGCCTGCACCGCGACAGTCGCCCATCTGGGGCGTAACACCCAGGTGTGGGACGCCGTGGTCATTGACGAGACGACCGGCAAAACCATTGCGCTGTTCCGCTGCACGCAGATGGTGCTCTGGCCCAGACCAAAGGCGTAA
- a CDS encoding xanthine dehydrogenase family protein molybdopterin-binding subunit, whose translation MGGLVIAFSLPYSGRSAAEQVIREGPEDGRMATATALDAFISIDRAGQVVFTVPKIEMGQGAQSGLAVMVAEELEIDLDQIALREAPPNEKLYNDKLLNFQATGGSTSIRSNWDQLRRAGAAARLLLISAAARQWQLSADGLRAANGRVIAPDGRSLGYGELADAASQLTVPEQIPLKSPGEYRLIGKPTRRLDTPAKVNGSAQFTIDLTVPGMKYASTAACPVLGGRVASVDDSDARAVPGVRQIVRLESAVAVIGDHTWATFAGVRALKIEWDYGENASIDSAQMEKTLREASSRDGALANQTGDIAAALESAANNVEAEYHQPFLAHAALEPMTCVAQVRPDAVELWVGTQVPVLAQMTAAETAGRPLEQVIVNNQLIGGAFGRRLEVDFITQAVDIARHVDFPIKLTWTREEDTTHDLYRPQYLDRFRAAVDEQGRLKGWHHKIVGESVMARYAPAAVSPDGLDPDAIEVAAHPIYSLSALRVDYVPVPPTALRPSWWRGVGPLRSTFALESFIDELAHAAKRDPVEYRMTLLGGHPRAQAVLRLAAEKSGWSSELPAASGRGVAVQQVFGSYLATVVELNARQDKTIGINRIVVAIDCGQVMNPVSVSSQIEGGTLFGLSAALFNEVSVEAGRVEQTNFHNYRQLRISEAPPVDVHIVNSGEAPGGVGEAGTAMIAPALLNAVFAATGQRLRRLPLVHHGFNLS comes from the coding sequence ATGGGTGGCCTGGTCATCGCTTTTTCACTTCCTTACTCAGGGCGCAGCGCCGCCGAACAGGTTATCCGCGAGGGGCCTGAGGATGGCCGGATGGCCACCGCTACCGCACTGGATGCTTTCATCAGCATCGACCGGGCTGGTCAGGTGGTGTTTACCGTACCCAAGATCGAAATGGGTCAGGGCGCTCAGAGTGGCCTGGCAGTGATGGTTGCCGAGGAGCTGGAAATCGACCTTGATCAGATCGCACTGCGCGAGGCACCACCCAATGAGAAGCTGTACAACGACAAGCTGTTGAATTTTCAGGCCACAGGCGGCTCAACTTCGATCCGCAGCAACTGGGATCAGCTACGTCGTGCCGGGGCCGCCGCCCGGCTTCTGTTGATCAGCGCAGCGGCCCGCCAATGGCAGCTTTCGGCTGATGGTCTGCGGGCCGCGAATGGTCGTGTCATTGCGCCGGATGGCCGCTCGCTAGGCTACGGAGAGCTGGCAGATGCCGCCTCGCAGCTGACCGTCCCGGAGCAGATCCCGTTGAAAAGCCCCGGTGAGTATCGACTGATCGGCAAACCGACCCGGCGGCTGGACACGCCGGCCAAGGTCAATGGCAGCGCACAGTTCACCATCGACCTCACCGTGCCGGGGATGAAGTACGCCAGTACTGCCGCCTGTCCGGTCCTTGGGGGCCGCGTGGCCAGCGTGGACGACAGCGATGCCCGGGCGGTCCCCGGGGTACGACAGATAGTGCGTCTGGAGAGCGCGGTAGCCGTGATCGGCGACCACACCTGGGCGACTTTTGCCGGGGTACGTGCCCTCAAGATCGAGTGGGACTATGGCGAGAATGCCTCCATTGATTCGGCGCAGATGGAGAAGACCTTGCGTGAGGCGAGCAGCCGGGACGGCGCGTTGGCCAACCAGACCGGCGACATCGCCGCCGCGCTGGAGAGCGCAGCGAACAATGTTGAAGCCGAATATCACCAGCCTTTCCTGGCACACGCTGCGCTGGAACCGATGACATGCGTGGCCCAGGTGCGCCCGGACGCGGTGGAGTTGTGGGTGGGCACACAGGTCCCGGTGCTGGCGCAGATGACCGCTGCCGAGACAGCAGGACGCCCGCTCGAACAGGTGATCGTGAACAACCAGCTGATAGGTGGCGCCTTCGGCCGCCGGCTGGAGGTGGATTTCATTACCCAGGCCGTGGATATCGCCCGGCATGTCGATTTCCCCATCAAGCTCACCTGGACGCGCGAGGAAGACACCACCCATGACCTGTACCGACCTCAGTATCTGGATCGGTTTCGCGCTGCAGTCGATGAACAGGGGCGCTTGAAGGGCTGGCACCACAAGATAGTCGGCGAGTCGGTCATGGCGCGCTATGCGCCAGCTGCAGTATCGCCCGACGGGCTCGACCCGGATGCGATCGAGGTCGCTGCACATCCGATCTACAGCCTGTCAGCACTGCGAGTGGATTACGTGCCTGTGCCGCCCACAGCGCTGCGCCCCTCCTGGTGGCGCGGAGTTGGCCCGCTACGCAGCACCTTTGCGCTGGAGTCCTTCATTGACGAACTGGCCCATGCTGCCAAGCGCGACCCCGTCGAATACCGCATGACGCTGCTTGGTGGCCATCCTCGCGCTCAGGCGGTGCTACGACTGGCGGCGGAAAAATCGGGCTGGAGTAGCGAGCTGCCTGCCGCCAGCGGCCGCGGCGTGGCGGTGCAGCAGGTGTTCGGCAGTTATCTGGCAACCGTAGTCGAGCTGAACGCTCGCCAGGACAAGACTATCGGCATCAACCGCATCGTTGTCGCCATCGATTGCGGACAAGTGATGAATCCGGTCTCGGTGAGCTCGCAGATCGAGGGCGGGACGTTGTTCGGCCTGTCCGCCGCCCTGTTCAACGAAGTCAGCGTCGAAGCGGGCCGAGTCGAGCAGACCAATTTCCACAATTATCGCCAACTGCGGATCAGCGAAGCGCCCCCGGTCGACGTGCACATAGTCAATAGCGGCGAAGCGCCGGGAGGCGTGGGCGAGGCCGGCACCGCAATGATTGCGCCGGCACTGCTGAACGCCGTGTTCGCTGCGACCGGTCAACGCCTCCGTCGCCTGCCTCTGGTGCACCATGGGTTCAACCTGAGCTGA
- a CDS encoding (2Fe-2S)-binding protein, giving the protein MIKLSVNGEESEIDVPADMPLLWVVRDVLGLTGTKFGCGIAQCGACTVHLDGEPVRSCVTPVSSVGSRAVTTIEKIGDSELGRRVQQAWLDDEVVQCGYCQSGQIMSATALLASNASPDDKAIDQSMAGNLCRCCTYTRIRSAIKRVAQS; this is encoded by the coding sequence ATGATCAAGCTGTCTGTAAACGGCGAAGAATCCGAGATCGATGTCCCGGCAGATATGCCCCTGCTCTGGGTCGTTCGCGATGTGCTGGGGTTGACCGGTACCAAGTTCGGCTGCGGTATCGCCCAGTGCGGTGCCTGCACGGTGCACCTGGACGGCGAGCCGGTGCGATCGTGCGTAACGCCGGTCAGCAGCGTAGGCAGCCGAGCGGTCACCACCATAGAGAAGATAGGCGACAGCGAGCTGGGCCGGCGGGTGCAACAGGCCTGGCTGGACGACGAAGTGGTGCAGTGCGGGTACTGCCAGTCCGGCCAGATCATGTCGGCGACTGCTTTGCTAGCGTCCAATGCCTCGCCAGACGACAAGGCAATCGACCAAAGCATGGCCGGCAATCTGTGCCGATGCTGTACCTATACCCGCATTCGCAGCGCCATCAAGCGCGTCGCCCAGTCGTGA
- a CDS encoding M20/M25/M40 family metallo-hydrolase, which produces MLGQSNQALLEELLLARGPGGQEEEVRDICQRVLKPLCDELWSDPAGNLIGLVRAPEPAEGAIRVMAHLDEIAMVVKRIDEDGALRVFALGGAYPVNFGMCPVDILGDHQVVTGALSFGTMHGTSSTPQSQHVLSGDVGWNDVHVITRRDKAELGKLGVRAGSRVVLSQHWRKPFRLNDGIAAHFMDDRAPVLAALVAAGQLIEKRESLSHDVYFTFTSSEEETNAGAQYAARTLPGDICLALEVGPVASEYDTRLSVDPIVLTGDEKGYYTRSVSESLLLAAAACGYCPQPALMPGFASDASAVLLTGASPQAGCLAIPTENTHGYEVILDGAIEACAQTLVCYLLDPHRRA; this is translated from the coding sequence ATGCTCGGACAATCGAACCAGGCGCTGTTGGAAGAACTCCTGCTGGCGCGCGGCCCGGGCGGGCAGGAAGAAGAAGTACGCGACATCTGCCAGCGGGTACTGAAACCGCTATGTGATGAGCTCTGGTCAGACCCGGCGGGCAACCTGATCGGCTTGGTGCGAGCGCCCGAGCCAGCCGAAGGGGCGATCCGCGTCATGGCGCACCTCGACGAAATCGCCATGGTGGTCAAGCGCATCGACGAGGATGGTGCCCTGCGGGTTTTCGCCCTTGGCGGAGCCTACCCGGTCAACTTTGGCATGTGTCCGGTGGATATTCTTGGCGACCATCAGGTAGTCACCGGGGCGCTATCGTTCGGCACCATGCACGGCACGTCTTCGACGCCGCAATCTCAGCATGTGCTGAGCGGAGACGTCGGCTGGAACGACGTGCATGTGATCACCCGGCGCGACAAGGCCGAACTGGGCAAGCTCGGCGTGCGCGCCGGTAGTCGCGTGGTATTGAGTCAGCACTGGCGCAAACCCTTTCGCTTGAACGACGGTATCGCTGCGCATTTCATGGATGACCGCGCACCCGTCCTCGCGGCGCTGGTGGCTGCCGGGCAACTGATAGAGAAACGCGAGTCGCTGAGTCACGACGTGTATTTCACCTTTACCAGCAGCGAGGAAGAAACCAACGCGGGCGCGCAATACGCGGCGCGGACGCTGCCTGGCGACATCTGCCTGGCGCTCGAGGTCGGCCCGGTCGCAAGCGAATACGATACGCGGCTCTCGGTCGACCCCATCGTGCTCACCGGCGACGAAAAAGGCTACTACACCCGCTCGGTGTCGGAGTCATTGCTGCTCGCAGCGGCCGCGTGCGGTTATTGTCCGCAGCCAGCACTGATGCCGGGGTTCGCCTCGGACGCCAGCGCGGTGCTGCTGACCGGCGCTTCGCCACAGGCGGGCTGCCTGGCCATTCCCACGGAAAACACACACGGCTACGAAGTCATACTGGATGGGGCCATCGAGGCCTGCGCGCAAACGCTGGTCTGCTATCTCCTCGATCCGCATCGGCGCGCCTGA
- a CDS encoding ATP-dependent Clp protease proteolytic subunit has translation MTVHVINFTAPINSSTCGQLIRKCSEAVQQDATELVLRIATMGGECSYGFTMFNFLMSLPVPVNTHNLGTVESMGNILFLAGRRRTACHHSKFLFHPFHWTLHGSVDHSRMSEYAMSLDYDLELYTSIVQERTEGANETMDVRNYLTAAPRILNPREAIETGMIHAVEDVKLPKDAINCAIHS, from the coding sequence ATGACCGTTCACGTCATCAATTTCACCGCGCCAATCAACTCCAGCACCTGTGGCCAGCTGATCCGCAAATGCTCCGAAGCCGTACAACAGGATGCCACTGAGCTGGTTTTACGCATCGCCACCATGGGCGGCGAATGCAGTTACGGCTTCACCATGTTCAATTTCCTGATGTCATTGCCGGTTCCGGTCAATACGCACAATCTCGGCACGGTAGAGTCAATGGGCAATATCCTGTTCCTTGCCGGTCGCCGTCGCACCGCCTGTCATCACAGCAAGTTTCTCTTCCATCCGTTCCACTGGACGCTGCACGGCTCGGTCGACCATTCGCGCATGTCGGAATATGCAATGAGCCTGGATTACGATCTGGAGCTGTATACGAGCATCGTCCAGGAGCGCACCGAAGGCGCCAACGAAACGATGGACGTACGCAACTATCTGACCGCCGCCCCGCGCATCCTCAACCCCAGGGAAGCGATCGAGACAGGGATGATCCACGCGGTCGAGGACGTCAAGCTGCCGAAGGATGCCATCAACTGTGCTATTCATTCCTAG
- a CDS encoding DUF2795 domain-containing protein, protein MARGTEGDSPIEVGSYLKGIDYPANQDQLIEQAQRNGAGSEVLEIFKNLPNEQYRNMADVMKAYGDVR, encoded by the coding sequence ATGGCACGTGGAACCGAAGGCGATTCTCCCATCGAGGTTGGCAGCTATCTGAAGGGTATCGACTATCCTGCCAATCAGGACCAGCTCATCGAACAGGCGCAACGAAACGGCGCAGGCTCGGAGGTGCTGGAAATTTTCAAGAACTTGCCCAACGAGCAATATCGCAACATGGCCGACGTTATGAAGGCGTATGGCGATGTCCGATAG
- a CDS encoding con-10 family general stress protein: protein MSTRDGMSTNEAGRKGGETTARTHDQDFYQEIGSKGGQNSGGNFANDPQRASEAGSRGGQNSGGNFANDREKASEAGRKGGQNSNSGGRNS, encoded by the coding sequence ATGTCGACTCGAGATGGCATGAGCACCAACGAAGCTGGCCGCAAGGGCGGCGAAACTACTGCGCGCACTCACGACCAGGATTTCTATCAGGAAATCGGCAGCAAGGGTGGCCAGAACAGCGGTGGCAACTTCGCCAATGATCCGCAGCGCGCCTCCGAGGCTGGTAGCCGGGGCGGCCAGAACAGTGGCGGCAATTTCGCCAACGACCGCGAGAAAGCGTCCGAAGCCGGGCGTAAAGGCGGCCAGAACAGCAACAGCGGTGGACGCAACAGCTGA
- a CDS encoding heavy-metal-associated domain-containing protein produces the protein MSKIELSVSEMTCGNCVRHVSEALEKQPGVERALVDLDSGRAVVSGDSDPERLIAALQEEGYPAELVGRE, from the coding sequence ATGAGCAAGATCGAGTTATCGGTAAGCGAAATGACCTGCGGCAATTGCGTACGCCACGTCAGCGAGGCGCTGGAGAAGCAGCCTGGTGTGGAACGCGCACTGGTTGACCTGGACTCCGGCCGCGCGGTGGTGTCCGGGGACTCCGATCCGGAGCGCCTGATCGCCGCGTTGCAGGAAGAGGGTTACCCGGCCGAGCTGGTCGGCCGCGAGTGA
- a CDS encoding acyl-CoA thioesterase — MSASDKPGEAIFRCSITPRYTDLDTWRHVNNSRIYQLHQEARLLAHMDMFGKDAWFSDDIRLRPVRAITDYRLVSWYGSDIQAEVRVLMCGENDYQVRCDLYQDGNHVGTQQCVIGAFDQGRQVALPKATRDRLQQAALNTPADLAPADYIDRLNSASEFPVRQPLTPRYADLDADSQRSEAALARYMEQARFSGIRSLDMGGLGILIASADISFLRYQPGFDQVDLASGITRIGNSSFVFTGGARYQGEMQAAANSVMVVIDPASNRPVPIPGTLREQLLRLTLK; from the coding sequence ATGAGTGCAAGCGACAAACCGGGCGAGGCCATCTTCCGCTGCTCGATCACGCCCCGCTATACCGACCTGGATACCTGGCGGCACGTGAACAACTCGAGGATCTATCAGCTGCATCAGGAAGCGCGCCTGCTGGCGCATATGGACATGTTCGGAAAGGATGCCTGGTTTTCCGATGACATTCGCCTGCGGCCGGTCCGCGCCATCACCGACTACCGGCTGGTGTCCTGGTATGGCAGCGACATCCAGGCAGAAGTACGCGTGCTGATGTGCGGCGAGAACGACTATCAGGTCCGCTGCGACCTGTATCAGGATGGCAACCACGTCGGTACCCAACAATGCGTGATCGGTGCTTTCGATCAGGGCCGCCAGGTCGCCCTGCCGAAGGCGACCCGCGACAGGTTGCAGCAAGCCGCTCTCAATACCCCTGCCGACCTGGCACCTGCCGATTATATCGACCGGCTCAACAGCGCCAGCGAGTTCCCGGTGCGCCAACCGCTCACGCCGCGTTATGCCGATCTGGATGCGGACAGTCAGCGCAGCGAGGCCGCCCTGGCACGTTATATGGAGCAGGCCCGATTCAGCGGCATACGCAGTCTGGACATGGGCGGGCTAGGCATTCTGATCGCTTCGGCGGATATCAGCTTTCTGCGCTATCAGCCCGGCTTCGACCAGGTGGATCTGGCCTCCGGGATCACACGGATCGGCAACAGCTCGTTCGTCTTTACTGGCGGGGCCCGCTACCAGGGCGAGATGCAGGCAGCGGCCAACAGCGTGATGGTAGTCATCGATCCGGCCAGCAACCGGCCTGTGCCGATTCCGGGCACCTTGCGCGAGCAACTACTACGGCTGACCCTGAAGTAG